Proteins found in one Stigmatopora nigra isolate UIUO_SnigA chromosome 15, RoL_Snig_1.1, whole genome shotgun sequence genomic segment:
- the emp1b gene encoding epithelial membrane protein 2 translates to MLILLAAIFVLHIIGIILLLVATIDNAWWVTDTLSTDVWARWIYVNKAWNYTDLPTGSHYPEDYLQAVQATAVLACIFSILGIFVFVAQLFTLEKGQRFTISGIFQALACLSIMIAASIYTDQFHLNESTGSYGHCYILAWISFALTFISAVVYFVLRKKTA, encoded by the exons ATGCTGATACTCCTCGCCGCCATCTTTGTTCTGCACATCATTGGCATTATTCTTCTCCTAGTCGCTACCATCGACAAT GCTTGGTGGGTAACTGACACACTATCCACTGACGTGTGGGCCAGGTGGATATATGTGAACAAAGCATGGAACTACACTGATCTTCCAACAGGTTCACACTACCCAGAGG ACTACCTCCAGGCGGTGCAAGCTACTGCAGTGTTGGCCTGTATATTCTCCATCCTAGGAATCTTTGTGTTTGTAGCTCAGCTCTTCACTTTAGAAAAAGGACAGAGATTTACCATCTCAGGCATTTTCCAAGCCTTGGCCT GTCTTTCCATCATGATTGCAGCTTCCATCTACACAGATCAATTCCATCTAAATGAGAGTACTGGTTCCTACGGTCACTGCTATATCCTCGCATGGATCTCGTTCGCGCTCACATTCATTTCTGCTGTTGTTTACTTTGTGCTACGCAAGAAGACTGCATAA
- the gsg1 gene encoding germ cell-specific gene 1-like protein isoform X1, translated as MMAFLQQMRTPLLSFIQTVVALSLAAMALTSSYWCVGKQKVPKPLCSSIKRIKCIPVPGLSNSSSQDFSWETGDDRFIFPIFHTGLFIICEENIHTDVWEEKCRGFYTLTPGSEKAMMWLSLSLELMYVGLLWISCMLLFVQLCIRTCCPKTQRWGQLFNAFAAVFTVLGGLLGMVGHMMFMQVFQATVSMGPEDFKPHSYGYSWAFYVAWFAFTVCMSAGVSTLNNYTKNVLMVGDRLKSSLNPFNFVGLLPPSPYFTASNLDITHPHSQAHAQISHLSPYYEKPSTKLPPPGKPSRSVPLAHSMSFPPPSSHSLSPSRIHCFSIPSPSHLVSSPVVVHGSLKVHRENVVYRPDQYYSPL; from the exons ATGATGGCATTCCTACAGCAAATGCGCACCCCACTGCTCTCCTTCATCCAGACCGTTGTGGCGCTCTCCTTGGCTGCCATGGCGCTCACATCATCCTATTGGTGCGTGGGTAAACAGAAGGTCCCCAAACCATTGTGTTCTTCCATCAAACGTATCAAGTGTATCCCAGTTCCCGGACTATCCAACTCTTCCAGCCAAGACTTCTCTTGGGAGACGGGAGATGACCGTTTCATCTTCCCCATCTTTCACACGGGCCTTTTTATCATTTGCGAGGAGAACATCCACACGGACGTATGGG AGGAAAAGTGTCGAGGGTTCTACACTTTGACTCCAGGATCTGAAAAAG CAATGATGTGGTTGTCGCTATCATTGGAGCTCATGTACGTGGGTCTGCTGTGGATCAGCTGCATGCTACTATTTGTGCAGTTGTGTATCAGGACCTGTTGTCCTAAAACACAGCGCTGGGGTCAGCTGTTCAATGCGTTTGCTGCTGTCTTCACTGTCCTTGGAG GTCTTCTTGGAATGGTGGGCCACATGATGTTCATGCAGGTTTTTCAGGCCACAGTATCCATGGGCCCAGAGGACTTCAAGCCTCATAGTTATGGCTATTCATGGGCATTTTA TGTGGCTTGGTTTGCCTTCACCGTCTGCATGTCAGCCGGAGTCTCCACCCTGAATAACTACACAAAGAATGTCCTGATGGTGGGGGACCGACTTAAATCAAGCCTCAATCCCTTCAATTTTGTGGGACTTCTACCCCCATCCCCATACTTCACTGCATCAAACTTGGACATCACCCACCCTCATTCGCAGGCGCATGCTCAAATCTCCCATTTATCCCCATACTACGAAAAGCCATCAACCAAGTTACCTCCGCCCGGTAAGCCTTCCCGCTCTGTTCCTCTAGCTCACTCTATGTCCTTCCCTCCTCCATCTTCACACTCTTTATCTCCATCCCGTATACACTGCTTTTCCATTCCATCTCCATCTCACTTAGTCAGCTCACCTGTTGTTGTCCACGGATCTTTAAAAGTTCACCGGGAGAATGTAGTTTATAGACCAGATCAGTACTATAGCCCTCTTTAA
- the tcf20 gene encoding transcription factor 20 encodes MQNFSNSPTPHTLASGFGMRSGGGPPYPPQPAEPQLSPRMAEDYAALQQQSLLRGHPHSNQASSMLAYNARNRGIVESPTQGNIHSSSNNHYRKDAMDYYFSLGAKDKNRRGGLVYGTGFAYPNIDGHIPPQYRHSAAGSVLSSGLMSQYSVDYGPNSGSGGASAAFPPHQYTMSQNAAMQSMPASQSRQPGQTYSPVQHGQQHRSYPSSGHRMTPQYPQYSPQPGVSSGSSGMYSPPPQRYVDGTANTGFDPKVNSSHNVNSSANSVSGSAAANNMGPVESLQQRYHAANYSGYIPQTQMLHKEGTLQHCNTPHNLGVGYDNPVKMQHQGPTQTTVYGKHQQTSTPSIPHTTSQEIAKSPTHPQQSQINQNLSPISNPSPAASAVHSPSCSSTPSPLMGVSEPYVHPSGPSHSSSTVHNSGQSHRLIQAVSQLSPTPNSNSSISSCGSNGSHKGHGVNSVPPPSGNKAGPSSGLVPHEEGLSSYSSSSFGKMQDAGLSSLNALSSQVANLPNTIHHMVRTDTACSQKKGKDAGQVQPTTHSVPPLEPRSRNVTTVSSTGTVKDRTVVGVSESGGPETVADEEASYMPAETKTEQEDHLIEGHQGMRQMSGASNISEPNLYNHLQSQNDPQSGQTLNANTFTHKSPPKEILSKANAASNLTSPASGCFSPEVDPDSHSKPPVSSPATCIIPSPQSNCVSQPSLLNNNSRAGLKKSVEIKNEQIKTEHEEGAENVEKDNSEMLRDGDIDRKQGQDKENVLHTASPAHNQSEQKATSEEQLSVGVIVSARSEGSQVEKSKQPQDFCLKEKQSQSYLKESTSHNGEGSIDLSRYSSQHPKINLEQAQNLHQFGSHKYGFAGSTYGSDASMGKKGRTVPSSVNESSSRNYQQSHPAYGSEYSKDLTSLTEAFGKRGQAIGTKGQEDITQIHQFPSLLQEVLQGYNLDRRYGRPEQAFPAHLQLQQQFQTRYPYGMTEHMRMVDSASSGNPLGQMATTGKPRHPNNRHGSKTNFATGRQPSTKLEASSTQINQNTAKKESAYSEDHLTQGSDVQGIQPKQINLADYSLPQRKTSTSSAVQELLLQEPEPLKGCTGQADSQKSERRSVICDVSPNRRSTPEKDRENNREREKNQSAASVIQQSFSSPVSVNDLGKQEILDKKAVKIEMAAKEIAPNTDFHASGGSNESDMEYSSKPVQSSIVLNSDPYRHMLPHSLSINPLSSPPRHHPHPHGIDLGTSNSNSFPGYRFGDTRDSNMPRGHPHFPAHHPYHSLSPQPQTTNKLQIYPHHRGSFQHSNEITDWVKTMNRSTKDVTMMPSSSPGRHKVGLSEHIQRMIPQTDLHNDQHATKSMLHQQGGFYEMKMWEPPHPSREGVRMLEGDSAYRTHAPPPPLSVSQGTLPHHKAHGSNTTEHEEAKRPCLPSSFNATKPQTDITSTQPRVQRQTKPGGPGETNPLMLRRRVRSFISPIPAKRLLQDPSQQRVVTNSHPSVVPSESNHDNDDETTSSDVLQLTSSLSGDNSFPKSLSPSSGNIKALPSKKGRGLKLEAIVQKISPSVSKSAVNVDDGTSQYPGFSNATQFSDSQDQELNHYSRSTAGDDSFEDVHSLNEMMPFRSVDETGPLPLSAYPCDPQTGRQKDFDFGLGASVVSASGEKEEFALLGPLPPPPPVPRPVQGSPPPSSSALSDIQHFTNTYQQLETRRGEQSAANLLRQKIQESDMGFDDYTGNDYYRATSHQMCSPRPNLSGRDCKTPESGVPKGYFPSGKKKGRPVGSVNKQKRAQGQVQLPIQSPAQGMIPNPAQLPPIPITACASIPDPIETTSDEIPILENKSTPPLTPPILTQVVKMDVDSEPTEPEIDVKPVRRRRKGLNDEDESPERRGRQRIRRGGAPAPARDNPEIQLGAKGTNSTSRAFLNPKSLFIPHIHVENKIPEIGSVCSIVNAEDDKLKGERGSIGGKPGGSVIDSSTSSTLFSKRESEMREIDQAESSLQSGKALPSSDYVVSGPTLTETKHSGRQLCCLCKKWANYKHLGDLYGPFYPAEYAAKLPKNQPQVRQCHTTPAATKPAPTSEIGLNAFDALLNLQKHVLLSRPMAMSSNCSVSLDSNLKTPFLAYRENMIGETSAIASSYTTNKSLSWEMNPDIRPIPDLKREIDFDSEQQQQQQPVPTQQQGQPADEGQQRPQHRKLTSHPRYKRRHKSSEKTPRMVPSNSKASLPFQPPPPALDSLGPLAQLAQLPQMPMDPEELWVHEGCIVWTSGVYLVNGRLYGLQEALDGARETSCSYCEMVGSTLGCYSKGCIRRYHYHCAIETDCSLNEDNFSLRCPKHKLTQNVRPAKSMYLEQSERG; translated from the exons atgcagAACTTTTCTAATAGCCCCACTCCCCATACTCTCGCCTCTGGTTTTGGTATGAGGAGTGGAGGTGGACCGCCATACCCACCTCAACCAGCAGAACCCCAGTTGTCTCCAAGGATGGCAGAGGATTATGCAGCATTGCAACAGCAAAGCCTGCTCAGAGGCCATCCCCACTCCAATCAAGCTAGCTCCATGCTTGCTTACAATGCTCGAAACAGAGGCATTGTGGAGTCGCCCACACAGGGCAACATTCACAGCAGTAGTAACAACCATTACAGGAAGGACGCaatggattattatttttcactggGAGCAAAGGACAAAAACAGAAGAGGAGGTCTGGTCTATGGAACAGGATTTGCTTACCCAAATATTGATGGACATATCCCTCCACAGTACAGACATTCTGCCGCTGGGTCTGTGTTATCATCCGGCCTCATGTCACAATATTCAGTAGACTATGGGCCTAACAGTGGTTCAGGTGGGGCATCTGCAGCATTCCCTCCTCATCAATACACTATGAGTCAGAACGCTGCAATGCAGTCCATGCCAGCTTCTCAAAGCCGCCAACCTGGGCAAACATATTCTCCTGTCCAACATGGGCAGCAGCATCGGAGTTATCCAAGCTCTGGGCACAGAATGACCCCTCAATATCCACAATACTCCCCACAGCCTGGAGTCTCATCTGGGTCATCGGGAATGTACAGCCCCCCTCCACAGAGATATGTTGACGGGACTGCCAACACCGGTTTTGACCCCAAAGTCAACAGTTCGCACAATGTCAACTCAAGTGCAAACTCTGTCTCCGGTTCAGCTGCTGCTAACAATATGGGACCAGTGGAAAGCCTTCAGCAGCGTTACCATGCAGCAAATTATTCTGGATATATTCCACAAACGCAAATGCTTCATAAGGAAGGTACCCTGCAGCATTGCAACACACCGCACAATTTAGGTGTTGGTTATGACAACCCTGTTAAAATGCAGCACCAAGGCCCAACTCAAACCACAGTATATGGCAAACATCAACAGACCTCTACCCCCAGCATACCTCACACAACATCTCAAGAAATAGCCAAATCCCCAACGCATCCTCAACAAAGTCAGATAAACCAAAACCTCAGTCCAATATCCAACCCGTCCCCAGCTGCCTCCGCAGTACATTCGCCAAGCTGTAGTTCCACGCCTTCCCCTTTGATGGGGGTTTCAGAACCCTATGTACACCCCTCAGGCCCTTCCCACTCTTCATCTACCGTCCACAACAGCGGCCAGAGTCATAGGTTAATTCAGGCTGTTTCGCAGTTAAGTCCGACGCCAAACTCAAACAGTAGCATCAGTAGTTGTGGTAGCAATGGCAGTCATAAAGGTCATGGAGTAAACAGTGTGCCACCTCCAAGTGGCAACAAAGCTGGTCCAAGTTCAGGACTTGTTCCTCACGAAGAAGGTCTCTCTAGTTATTCATCTTCTTCATTTGGGAAAATGCAGGATGCAGGACTAAGTAGTCTTAATGCTTTGAGCTCCCAGGTAGCTAATTTACCCAACACCATTCATCACATGGTACGTACTGACACTGCATGTTCacagaaaaaagggaaagatgCTGGACAGGTCCAACCTACAACTCATAGTGTTCCTCCATTGGAACCAAGAAGTAGAAATGTAACTACAGTTTCAAGTACTGGTACGGTAAAAGATAGAACTGTTGTTGGAGTTTCTGAAAGTGGTGGTCCAGAGACTGTTGCTGATGAAGAGGCCTCTTATATGCCTGCTGAGACCAAGACAGAACAAGAGGATCATTTGATAGAGGGACATCAAGGAATGAGGCAGATGAGTGGTGCTAGCAATATATCTGAACCAAATCTTTACAATCACCTTCAGAGTCAAAACGACCCACAATCTGGTCAGACATTGAATGCTAATACATTTACACACAAGTCACCACCAAAAGAAATTCTCTCTAAAGCAAATGCTGCTTCTAACTTAACATCACCTGCTTCTGGATGTTTTTCCCCAGAGGTGGATCCAGATTCACATTCAAAACCCCCAGTTTCCTCACCTGCCACCTGTATTATTCCTTCCCCTCAGTCAAACTGTGTATCGCAACCTAGTTTATTGAATAATAACTCAAGAGCTGGCCTAAAGAAAAGTgtcgaaataaaaaatgaacaaatcaaAACGGAACATGAAGAGGGAGCCGAAAATGTGGAGAAAGACAATAGTGAAATGCTACGAGATGGAGACATTGACAGAAAGCAAGGCCAGGATAAAGAAAATGTGTTGCACACTGCTTCCCCGGCCCATAATCAGAGTGAACAAAAAGCAACATCTGAAGAGCAGTTAAGCGTTGGTGTGATTGTTTCAGCTCGTTCTGAGGGAAGTCAAGTTGAAAAAAGCAAGCAACCCCAAGACTTCTGTTTGAAGGAGAAGCAATCACAATCCTATTTGAAGGAGTCCACGAGTCATAATGGCGAGGGAAGTATTGATCTTAGTCGATATTCATCGCAACACCCGAAAATAAATCTTGAACAGGCCCAGAATCTCCACCAGTTTGGATCACATAAGTACGGTTTTGCTGGCTCAACATATGGCTCAGATGCGTCAATGGGCAAAAAAGGAAGGACTGTCCCATCAAGTGTAAATGAATCCAGTTCCAGAAACTATCAGCAATCTCACCCTGCTTATGGCTCTGAGTATTCAAAAGATTTGACTTCTCTAACAGAGGCATTTGGGAAGAGGGGGCAAGCAATCGGAACGAAAGGCCAAGAGGACATAACTCAAATTCATCAATTCCCTAGCCTTTTACAAGAGGTTCTTCAAGGTTATAATTTAGATCGACGTTATGGAAGACCAGAACAGGCTTTTCCTGCACATCTCCAATTACAACAACAATTTCAAACAAGATACCCATATGGTATGACAGAACATATGAGGATGGTAGATAGTGCATCCAGTGGCAACCCATTGGGCCAAATGGCCACCACTGGAAAGCCACGACACCCGAATAATCGGCATGGAAGTAAAACCAATTTTGCCACGGGACGTCAACCCTCAACAAAGCTGGAGGCTTCCAGTACCCAGATAAatcaaaatactgcaaaaaaagaatcGGCTTACTCCGAGGATCATTTAACACAAGGTTCAGATGTACAAGGAATCCaaccaaaacaaatcaatttagcGGACTACTCTCTTCCACAAAGAAAAACGTCCACATCTTCTGCTGTACAGGAGCTCCTTTTACAAGAACCTGAGCCACTGAAAGGGTGCACCGGTCAAGCGGATTCTCAGAAGTCAGAACGTCGCTCTGTCATCTGCGATGTGTCACCAAACAGACGTAGCACACCAGAAAAAGACAGAGAAAATAACAGAGAGcgggagaaaaatcagagtGCGGCCTCAGTTATTCAACAGTCATTTTCTTCCCCAGTATCAGTCAATGATTTGGGTAAACAAGAAATTTTAGATAAAAAAGCAGTAAAAATtgaaatggcagccaaagagatTGCTCCAAATACAGATTTTCACGCCAGTGGGGGAAGTAATGAGAGTGATATGGAATATTCCTCAAAACCTGTTCAGTCATCTATTGTGCTCAATTCTGACCCGTATAGGCACATGTTGCCCCATTCTCTAAGCATAAATCCTTTATCTTCACCACCGAGACATCACCCACATCCCCATGGTATAGATTTAGGAACAAGCAATTCCAACAGTTTCCCTGGTTATCGTTTTGGAGACACAAGAGACAGTAATATGCCACGTGGCCACCCTCATTTTCCAGCCCACCATCCATATCACAGTTTATCACCACAGCCTCAAACTACAAATAAACTTCAAATCTATCCTCACCATCGTGGTTCGTTCCaacattcaaatgaaataaCTGATTGGGTGAAAACAATGAACAGGTCTACCAAGGATGTAACAATGATGCCAAGTTCTTCCCCAGGAAGACATAAAGTTGGCCTGTCAGAGCACATACAGAGGATGATCCCGCAAACAGACTTGCACAATGATCAACATGCAACCAAAAGCATGCTTCATCAACAAGGTGGATTctatgaaatgaaaatgtgggAGCCGCCACACCCAAGTCGAGAGGGCGTTAGAATGCTTGAGGGTGATTCTGCCTACAGAACACATGCACCTCCTCCACCATTATCTGTTTCACAGGGAACTTTGCCCCATCATAAAGCTCATGGCTCAAATACAACTGAACACGAAGAAGCTAAACGTCCCTGCCTCCCATCTTCATTCAACGCCACTAAACCGCAAACGGACATAACTTCTACTCAACCAAGAGTGCAACGGCAAACAAAGCCCGGTGGTCCTGGAGAGACAAATCCTCTAATGTTGAGAAGGAGAGTACGTTCTTTTATCTCTCCAATTCCTGCCAAAAGGCTACTACAGGATCCATCTCAGCAGAGGGTGGTTACAAATTCACACCCTTCTGTGGTTCCCTCAGAGTCAAACCATGACAATGACGATGAAACAACCTCATCTGATGTTCTACAGCTCACTTCCTCATTGTCTGGCGATAATTCTTTTCCTAAATCTCTGTCTCCATCAAGTGGAAATATAAAGGCCTTGCCTTCAAAGAAAGGACGTGGTTTGAAACTTGAGGCAATAGTTCAGAAAATATCACCAAGCGTGTCAAAGTCTGCAGTCAATGTTGATGATGGAACAAGCCAATACCCTGGCTTTTCTAATGCAACACAGTTCAGTGATTCACAGGACCAGGAACTAAACCATTATTCACGTTCTACAGCAGGGGATGATAGTTTTGAAGATGTTCACTCATTAAATGAAATGATGCCATTCAGAAGTGTAGATGAGACTGGCCCATTGCCGCTGTCCGCCTACCCATGTGATCCACAAACTGGCAGACAAAAAGACTTTGACTTTGGGTTAGGAGCTTCTGTGGTATCAGCGTCTGGCGAAAAGGAGGAGTTTGCGTTGCTAGGACCTTTACCACCTCCTCCACCAGTTCCTCGTCCAGTTCAGGGTTCTCCACCTCCATCTTCATCTGCGCTGTCGGACATTCAGCATTTCACCAATACCTACCAGCAGCTTGAAACAAGGAGAGGTGAGCAGTCTGCTGCTAACCTTCTTCGACAGAAAATTCAAGAATCGGACATGGGATTTGATGATTATACTGGAAATGACTACTACAGAGCTACCTCACATCAGATGTGCTCTCCTCGACCAAATCTATCAGGACGGGATTGTAAGACTCCAGAGAGTGGAGTGCCTAAAGGCTATTTTccatctggcaaaaaaaagggaagaccAGTTGGAAGTGTGAATAAACAAAAGCGTGCTCAAGGCCAAGTCCAATTACCAATCCAATCTCCAGCTCAAGGCATGATTCCAAATCCTGCTCAACTGCCACCAATTCCCATTACAGCTTGCGCTTCAATACCAGACCCAATTGAAACTACAAGTGACGAAATCCCCATATTAGAAAACAAAAGCACTCCTCCACTAACCCCTCCCATTTTAACCCAGGTTGTTAAAATGGATGTTGATAGTGAACCCACTGAACCAGAGATTGATGTCAAACCTGTGAGACGGCGGCGCAAAGGTTTGAATGATGAAGATGAATCCCCAGAAAGAAGAGGACGTCAGAGGATTAGAAGAGGGGGGGCACCAGCACCGGCAAGAGATAACCCAGAAATCCAGTTAGGGGCAAAAGGGACTAACAGCACTAGTAGAGCATTCCTTAACCCCAAAAGCCTTTTTATTCCACACATTCACGTGGAGAACAAAATACCAGAGATTGGGTCAGTGTGCTCCATTGTAAATGCTGAAGATGACAAGTTGAAAGGAGAACGTGGTTCGATTGGAGGGAAACCAGGTGGTAGTGTAATTGATTCTTCAACAAGCTCAACTCTTTTCTCAAAAAGAGAATCGGAGATGAGGGAGATAGACCAGGCTGAATCTTCCCTTCAGTCGGGAAAAGCGCTCCCCTCATCTGACTATGTGGTTTCAGGACCTACTCTTACCGAAACTAAACACTCTGGCCGTCAGCTTTGCTGCCTATGTAAAAAATGGGCCAATTACAAACACCTTGGAGATCTTTATGGGCCTTTCTATCCTGCGGAATATGCTGCCAAGCTTCCCAAAAACCAGCCCCAGGTTCGACAATGTCATACAACCCCAGCTGCGACCAAACCTGCCCCAACCTCAGAAATTGGCTTGAATGCTTTCGATGCTTTGCTTAACCTACAAAAACATGTTCTTTTGTCCAGGCCCATGGCTATGAGTAGTAACTGCTCCGTGAGTTTGGATTCAAACCTAAAAACTCCTTTCTTAGCTTATAGGGAAAATATGATTGGGGAGACCAGCGCCATTGCCTCTTCCTATACCACCAATAAATCTTTATCCTGGGAAATGAACCCTGATATCAGACCTATTCCTGATCTAAAAAGAGAGATAGATTTCGACTCtgaacagcagcagcagcagcagccggtTCCAACTCAGCAGCAAGGGCAGCCAGCAGATGAAGGCCAACAACGACCGCAACACAGAAAGCTGACCTCGCACCCACGCTATAAACGGAGGCACAAGTCTAGTGAGAAAACCCCCAGAATGGTGCCATCGAACAGTAAGGCGTCCCTGCCGTTCCAGCCTCCGCCACCAGCTTTGGACTCCCTGGGACCATTGGCCCAGCTCGCCCAGTTGCCCCAGATGCCCATGGACCCAGAGGAGTTGTGGGTACACGAAGGATGCATCGTATGGACCAGTGGCGTATACCTCGTCAATGGAAGACTGTATGGGCTGCAGGAGGCACTAGATGGTGCCAGAGAAACA AGCTGTTCATACTGTGAGATGGTTGGCTCGACTCTAGGCTGCTACAGTAAAGGCTGTATACGTCGATATCACTATCACTGTGCCATTGAAACGG ATTGTTCTCTAAATGAAGATAACTTCTCGCTGCGGTGTCCAAAGCACAAg CTTACCCAGAATGTCCGGCCCGCCAAGTCGATGTACCTTGAGCAGTCCGAGAGAGGATGA